The following proteins are encoded in a genomic region of Vigna radiata var. radiata cultivar VC1973A unplaced genomic scaffold, Vradiata_ver6 scaffold_7, whole genome shotgun sequence:
- the LOC106753684 gene encoding uncharacterized protein LOC106753684 isoform X4, whose protein sequence is MYFWEVFREHVNKNISSRVLPDVQDEYTETLVKVMDECSQMDFKPKPTLLQSNPLDETEKIQNVWRDLRDRRVDLRQHSISEELGAFHVVKLASGLCNLISDADLFPKWDRMEPSMFLSNEQMMSTVAEHGFCFYAKLIADEGSKLGCANFADITSEMLASSTDIMALGKLSRQDLSKFIISEMLVSSQHTT, encoded by the exons ATGTATTTCTGGGAGGTTTTTAGGGAACATGTCAACAAGAATATCTCCTCTC GGGTTCTGCCTGATGTTCAAGATGAATATACAGAGACACTTGTTAAAGTGATGGATGAATGCAGTCAAATGGATTTCAAACCAAAGCCAACATTGTTGCAGTCCAATCCATTAGACGAGACAGAAAAGATACAAAACGTGTGGAGAGATCTCCGTGATCGCCGAGTGGATTTAAGACAGCATTCTATCTCAGAAGAGCTTGGTGCTTTTCATGTTGTTAAACTTGCTAGTGGACTGTGCAATCTAATTTCCGATGCTGACTTGTTTCCTAAATGG GATAGAATGGAACCTTCAATGTTCCTTTCTAACGAACAAATGATGTCCACTGTGGCTGAGCATGGGTTTTGCTTTTACGCTAAGCTTATAGCAGATGAAGGATCAAAGTTGGGTTGTGCAAATTTTGCTGATATTACTTCTGAGATGTTGGCTTCCTCCACTGATATTATGGCATTGGGGAAATTATCCCGACAGGATCTCtcgaaatttataatttctgaGATGTTGGTTTCTTCCCAACATACAACATAG
- the LOC106753769 gene encoding serine carboxypeptidase-like 45, whose protein sequence is MFPQPRIFIATIIATSLLMSSLVKSFPEADKVKRLPEQSPVSFQQFAGYVPVDDNDQRALFYYFVEAQRNSSSKPLVLWLNGGPGCTSVGIGAFTEHGPFVTNQGKAIQKNQYSWNKEANILYLDSPAGVGFSYSLNLSFYKALNDEVTARDSLVFLQRWFAKFPEYTNRDFYIMGESYGGHYVPQLAELIIKSKLNFNLKGIAIGNPLLDFDTDMNAVDEYYWSHGIITDHAYKIKISLCNSSRLLREYFSGRQLSNDCLLAAQKVSEEYSFTSFIDPYYVIGDRCLSYNVSQAGFLKEMLSSGMFQFRNSHDVLQTQKPDQQVDECSMKYSEKYLNRKDVQKALHARLVGTRNYRLCSKIVLTNYDPSNREIPTINVVGFLVKSGLRVIVYSGDQDSVIPFMGTRRLVDKLARKVGLKTTVPYSAWFVDKQVGGWAQVFGNHLTYAMVRGASHGTPTTQPKRSFVLFDAFLHGKPLPKA, encoded by the exons ATGTTTCCCCAGCCACGGATCTTCATAGCCACAATCATTGCAACTTCACTTCTCATGTCCTCACTGGTAAAGTCATTTCCAGAAGCTGATAAGGTGAAACGCTTGCCTGAACAGTCACCTGTTTCCTTCCAACAATTTGCTGGCTATGTACCCGTTGATGACAATGATCAGAGAGCTCTTTTTTACTACTTTGTTGAAGCACAAAGGAACTCTTCTTCAAAGCCTCTAGTTCTCTGGCTCAATGGAG GGCCTGGCTGCACATCTGTTGGAATTGGAGCCTTCACCGAACATGGTCCTTTTGTTACAAATCAAGGAAAGGCTATTCAGAAAAATCAGTATAGTTGGAACAAAG AGGCAAACATTTTGTACCTGGACTCACCAGCAGGTGTTGGATTCTCTTACTCTCTCAATCTGTCATTTTATAAAGCTCTGAACGATGAAGTTACAG CCCGAGACAGTCTAGTTTTCCTGCAGCGCTGGTTTGCCAAGTTCCCAGAATACACAAACAGAGACTTTTATATAATGGGAGAGAGTTATGGAG GTCACTATGTACCTCAACTTGCTGAACTCATTATTAAgagtaaattaaatttcaacctAAAGGGCATAGCA ATTGGAAATCCTCTTCTGGATTTTGACACTGATATGAATGCAGTTGATGAATATTACTGGTCTCATGGAATCATAACTGATCATGCATACAAAATCAAGATCTCGCTGTGTAACTCATCCAGACTATTAAGAGAATACTTCAGTGGCCGTCAACTTTCCAACGATTGTCTTCTTGCAGCTCAAAAAGTCTCAGAAGAATATTCTTTTACATCCTTCATAGATCCATACTACGTCATCGGCGACAGATGTCTTTCTTACAATGTTTCTCAGGCAGGTTTTCTTAAGGAGATGCTAAGTTCAGGAATGTTTCAGTTTAGGAACTCCCATGATGTGCTTCAAACCCAAAAACCAGACCAG CAAGTTGATGAGTGTAGTATGAAATATTCAGAGAAGTACTTGAACAGGAAAGATGTGCAGAAGGCTCTTCATGCCCGGCTGGTGGGAACTAGAAATTATCGTTTGTGCAGCAA GATTGTACTCACAAATTATGACCCATCCAACAGAGAGATACCGACAATTAATGTTGTCGGCTTCCTTGTAAAATCAGGTCTTCGAGTCATCGTTTACag TGGGGACCAAGACTCTGTGATTCCATTCATGGGCACCAGAAGATTAGTTGATAAACTTGCAAGGAAAGTAGGGCTTAAAACCACAGTGCCTTACAGTGCCTGGTTTGTGGACAAACAG GTTGGAGGATGGGCACAAGTTTTTGGGAATCATCTCACCTATGCCATGGTGAGAGGAGCTTCACATGGCACTCCAACTACCCAACCAAAGAgatcttttgttttgtttgatgcTTTTCTCCATGGCAAACCACTGCCTAAAgcatga
- the LOC106753684 gene encoding uncharacterized protein LOC106753684 isoform X3, translated as MGRLTKLSQNPDFLADTEIPDHSFQGVLPDVQDEYTETLVKVMDECSQMDFKPKPTLLQSNPLDETEKIQNVWRDLRDRRVDLRQHSISEELGAFHVVKLASGLCNLISDADLFPKWDRMEPSMFLSNEQMMSTVAEHGFCFYAKLIADEGSKLGCANFADITSEMLASSTDIMALGKLSRQDLSKFIISEMLVSSQHTT; from the exons ATGGG GCGCTTAACAAAATTGTCACAGAACCCAGATTTCTTGGCAGATACTGAAATTCCAGATCATTCTTTTCAAGGGGTTCTGCCTGATGTTCAAGATGAATATACAGAGACACTTGTTAAAGTGATGGATGAATGCAGTCAAATGGATTTCAAACCAAAGCCAACATTGTTGCAGTCCAATCCATTAGACGAGACAGAAAAGATACAAAACGTGTGGAGAGATCTCCGTGATCGCCGAGTGGATTTAAGACAGCATTCTATCTCAGAAGAGCTTGGTGCTTTTCATGTTGTTAAACTTGCTAGTGGACTGTGCAATCTAATTTCCGATGCTGACTTGTTTCCTAAATGG GATAGAATGGAACCTTCAATGTTCCTTTCTAACGAACAAATGATGTCCACTGTGGCTGAGCATGGGTTTTGCTTTTACGCTAAGCTTATAGCAGATGAAGGATCAAAGTTGGGTTGTGCAAATTTTGCTGATATTACTTCTGAGATGTTGGCTTCCTCCACTGATATTATGGCATTGGGGAAATTATCCCGACAGGATCTCtcgaaatttataatttctgaGATGTTGGTTTCTTCCCAACATACAACATAG
- the LOC106753684 gene encoding uncharacterized protein LOC106753684 isoform X2, translating to MGWVSSSLSALPPLQPMIKVCYISQNRVLPDVQDEYTETLVKVMDECSQMDFKPKPTLLQSNPLDETEKIQNVWRDLRDRRVDLRQHSISEELGAFHVVKLASGLCNLISDADLFPKWDRMEPSMFLSNEQMMSTVAEHGFCFYAKLIADEGSKLGCANFADITSEMLASSTDIMALGKLSRQDLSKFIISEMLVSSQHTT from the exons ATGGG TTGGGTATCTAGCAGTTTGTCGGCTCTCCCACCTTTGCAGCCTATGATCAAGGTCTGTTACATCAGTCAAAATA GGGTTCTGCCTGATGTTCAAGATGAATATACAGAGACACTTGTTAAAGTGATGGATGAATGCAGTCAAATGGATTTCAAACCAAAGCCAACATTGTTGCAGTCCAATCCATTAGACGAGACAGAAAAGATACAAAACGTGTGGAGAGATCTCCGTGATCGCCGAGTGGATTTAAGACAGCATTCTATCTCAGAAGAGCTTGGTGCTTTTCATGTTGTTAAACTTGCTAGTGGACTGTGCAATCTAATTTCCGATGCTGACTTGTTTCCTAAATGG GATAGAATGGAACCTTCAATGTTCCTTTCTAACGAACAAATGATGTCCACTGTGGCTGAGCATGGGTTTTGCTTTTACGCTAAGCTTATAGCAGATGAAGGATCAAAGTTGGGTTGTGCAAATTTTGCTGATATTACTTCTGAGATGTTGGCTTCCTCCACTGATATTATGGCATTGGGGAAATTATCCCGACAGGATCTCtcgaaatttataatttctgaGATGTTGGTTTCTTCCCAACATACAACATAG
- the LOC106753684 gene encoding uncharacterized protein LOC106753684 isoform X1, translating to MYFWEVFREHVNKNISSHTEIPDHSFQGVLPDVQDEYTETLVKVMDECSQMDFKPKPTLLQSNPLDETEKIQNVWRDLRDRRVDLRQHSISEELGAFHVVKLASGLCNLISDADLFPKWDRMEPSMFLSNEQMMSTVAEHGFCFYAKLIADEGSKLGCANFADITSEMLASSTDIMALGKLSRQDLSKFIISEMLVSSQHTT from the exons ATGTATTTCTGGGAGGTTTTTAGGGAACATGTCAACAAGAATATCTCCTCTC ATACTGAAATTCCAGATCATTCTTTTCAAGGGGTTCTGCCTGATGTTCAAGATGAATATACAGAGACACTTGTTAAAGTGATGGATGAATGCAGTCAAATGGATTTCAAACCAAAGCCAACATTGTTGCAGTCCAATCCATTAGACGAGACAGAAAAGATACAAAACGTGTGGAGAGATCTCCGTGATCGCCGAGTGGATTTAAGACAGCATTCTATCTCAGAAGAGCTTGGTGCTTTTCATGTTGTTAAACTTGCTAGTGGACTGTGCAATCTAATTTCCGATGCTGACTTGTTTCCTAAATGG GATAGAATGGAACCTTCAATGTTCCTTTCTAACGAACAAATGATGTCCACTGTGGCTGAGCATGGGTTTTGCTTTTACGCTAAGCTTATAGCAGATGAAGGATCAAAGTTGGGTTGTGCAAATTTTGCTGATATTACTTCTGAGATGTTGGCTTCCTCCACTGATATTATGGCATTGGGGAAATTATCCCGACAGGATCTCtcgaaatttataatttctgaGATGTTGGTTTCTTCCCAACATACAACATAG